A genomic window from Streptomyces mirabilis includes:
- a CDS encoding FAD-dependent monooxygenase has product MDPVIIVGAGPVGLTLALALARQEVPCVVLDEGPGKDEQRLARTVVLREDTAALVERLTGPPLTDAGFRWAGWRSMRRKQVMREIGFDAGGSGTDPLDFASDLRGLGGAAHGSESGAQASGGGAHGSASGAQRSEGSARNPKGSAQRQKSAGVGATGDAQDSDGAHAPAPLHLTQHALTGALREAILHERLIKVAVGSRLDSIEQESSGVTAHTRGPNGTWWRGSYLVGCDGPRSTVRKLQDIRFPGRTAVERYAVAALRTELPWPGQALLHRMPPWRTSGPASGEVTARPLADDVWRLDWLLPPGKDLVTPDLLVARIRETLAGWNAGSTPPYELLDTGVHTVHHRLARRWRSGRVFLAGDAAHLLGALGTQGLDEGLRDADNLAWKLALAWHHGPHEALLDSYQAERRAVVAARLRAADQALPLLRSGGGLRSYVPGSARGHDALLTDGHLGRGPLGAPGVYADSPLAPAHTESATPVDTAPGAPVVDVRVTAEDGSFVQLRERLGRGVLLVVLIAPGTGVWARKHWVTAGIMPRLAAAVTALPHRAELLVAESYPGAAAHTVLLVRPDGHLVTALSGVRPADLYAAAETTLGGPATAEAEAETAASRT; this is encoded by the coding sequence GTGGACCCGGTGATCATCGTCGGCGCGGGGCCCGTGGGCCTCACGCTGGCCCTTGCGCTGGCCCGCCAGGAGGTCCCCTGCGTGGTCCTCGACGAGGGGCCGGGCAAGGACGAACAACGGCTCGCGCGAACGGTGGTGCTGCGCGAGGACACCGCCGCGCTCGTCGAGCGCCTGACGGGCCCGCCCCTCACCGATGCCGGTTTCCGTTGGGCCGGATGGCGGTCGATGCGACGCAAGCAGGTGATGCGCGAGATCGGATTCGATGCCGGGGGATCCGGCACGGACCCGTTGGACTTCGCATCGGATCTGCGAGGCCTCGGGGGCGCGGCGCACGGCTCGGAAAGCGGTGCGCAGGCCTCCGGGGGCGGCGCGCACGGCTCGGCGAGCGGCGCCCAGCGCTCCGAGGGAAGTGCGCGGAACCCGAAGGGAAGCGCGCAGCGCCAGAAAAGCGCCGGGGTCGGCGCGACCGGGGACGCGCAGGACTCCGACGGCGCCCACGCACCCGCCCCGCTGCACCTAACCCAGCACGCGCTGACCGGCGCCCTGCGCGAGGCCATCCTCCACGAGCGGCTGATCAAGGTCGCCGTGGGCAGCCGCCTCGACTCGATCGAGCAGGAGTCCTCGGGCGTCACGGCGCACACCCGCGGCCCCAACGGCACGTGGTGGCGCGGCAGTTACCTGGTCGGCTGCGACGGACCGCGCTCGACCGTGCGCAAGCTCCAGGACATCCGCTTCCCCGGACGTACAGCCGTCGAACGATACGCCGTGGCGGCGCTGCGTACGGAACTCCCCTGGCCCGGCCAGGCGTTGCTGCACCGGATGCCTCCGTGGCGGACGTCGGGCCCCGCGAGCGGGGAGGTGACCGCGCGCCCCCTCGCCGACGACGTGTGGCGGCTGGACTGGCTGCTGCCGCCCGGCAAGGACCTGGTCACGCCCGACCTGCTGGTGGCGCGCATCCGCGAGACCCTCGCGGGCTGGAACGCGGGCTCCACACCCCCGTACGAGCTGCTCGACACCGGAGTCCACACCGTCCACCACCGCCTCGCCCGCCGCTGGCGGTCCGGCCGGGTCTTCCTCGCCGGGGACGCCGCGCACCTGCTCGGCGCGCTCGGCACCCAGGGGCTGGACGAGGGCCTGCGGGACGCCGACAACCTCGCCTGGAAACTCGCGCTCGCCTGGCACCACGGCCCGCACGAGGCACTGCTCGACAGCTACCAGGCGGAGCGGCGGGCCGTCGTCGCCGCCCGGCTGCGCGCCGCCGACCAGGCGCTGCCACTGCTGCGCAGCGGCGGAGGCCTGCGCTCGTACGTCCCCGGGTCGGCCCGTGGCCACGACGCGCTGCTCACGGACGGCCACCTGGGACGCGGCCCGCTGGGTGCGCCGGGGGTGTACGCCGACTCGCCGCTCGCGCCCGCGCACACCGAATCGGCGACGCCTGTGGACACGGCCCCCGGTGCGCCGGTCGTCGACGTACGCGTGACCGCGGAGGACGGCTCGTTCGTACAGCTGCGGGAGCGGCTCGGTCGCGGGGTGCTGCTCGTCGTACTGATCGCTCCGGGTACGGGCGTGTGGGCGCGCAAGCACTGGGTCACGGCCGGGATCATGCCCCGGCTCGCGGCCGCCGTGACCGCGCTGCCGCACCGCGCCGAGCTGCTGGTCGCCGAGAGCTATCCCGGCGCGGCGGCACACACCGTGCTCCTGGTGCGCCCCGACGGCCACCTGGTCACCGCGCTGAGCGGGGTGCGCCCGGCCGACCTGTACGCGGCGGCCGAGACGACACTGGGCGGCCCCGCCACGGCGGAGGC
- a CDS encoding amino acid ABC transporter permease has product MTSVLYDAQGPRAKRRNILYSALFLVAFAALLWWVITSLNDKDQLAWEKWKPFVHGEAWSTYLWPGLLNTLKAAALAMVIALPLGAVFGIARLSDHAWIRIPAAAIVEFFRAIPVLVLMIFAVAAYSEYTNISSDDRPLYAVFTGLVLYNSSVLAEIVRAGILSLPKGQSEAAMAVGLRKNQVMRFILLPQAVTAMLPAIVSQLVVIVKDTAIGGAILTFPELLASVGPMSAYYGANTIASFTVVALIYIALNFSLTSFASWLEGRLRRGKKSTGAVLAPAAVGGTESTGAGGGISI; this is encoded by the coding sequence ATGACGTCCGTCCTGTACGACGCCCAGGGCCCCCGCGCCAAGCGGCGCAACATCCTCTACTCGGCGCTGTTCCTGGTCGCCTTCGCGGCCCTGTTGTGGTGGGTGATCACCAGCCTCAACGACAAGGACCAGCTCGCCTGGGAGAAGTGGAAGCCCTTCGTCCATGGCGAGGCGTGGAGCACGTACCTCTGGCCGGGACTGCTGAACACCCTCAAGGCCGCGGCCCTCGCCATGGTCATCGCCCTGCCGCTCGGCGCCGTCTTCGGCATCGCCCGGCTCTCCGACCACGCCTGGATCCGGATACCCGCGGCCGCGATCGTGGAGTTCTTCCGCGCCATCCCGGTGCTGGTCCTGATGATCTTCGCCGTCGCCGCGTACTCCGAGTACACGAACATCAGCTCGGACGACCGTCCGCTCTATGCGGTCTTCACGGGACTGGTGCTCTACAACTCCTCGGTCCTCGCGGAGATCGTCCGCGCGGGCATCCTGTCGCTGCCCAAGGGGCAGTCCGAGGCGGCCATGGCCGTCGGTCTGCGCAAGAACCAGGTCATGCGGTTCATCCTGCTGCCGCAGGCGGTCACCGCGATGCTGCCCGCGATCGTCAGTCAGCTCGTCGTGATCGTGAAGGACACCGCGATCGGCGGCGCGATCCTCACCTTCCCCGAGCTGCTCGCCTCCGTCGGCCCGATGAGCGCCTACTACGGCGCGAACACCATCGCCAGCTTCACCGTCGTGGCCCTGATCTACATCGCGCTCAACTTCAGCCTCACGAGCTTCGCGAGCTGGCTCGAGGGACGACTGCGGCGCGGCAAGAAGTCGACGGGCGCGGTGCTTGCGCCGGCCGCGGTCGGGGGCACGGAGTCGACCGGCGCGGGCGGCGGCATCTCCATCTGA
- a CDS encoding amino acid ABC transporter permease translates to MFDFLQGYDLLGAFWMTVKLTVLSAVGSLIWGTVLAAMRVGPVPLMRGFGTAYVNIVRNIPLTVIILFTSLGLNQTLGVSLGADKFETVNFRLAVLGLIAYTSAFVCEALRSGINTVPVGQAEAARAIGLNFTQVLTLIVLPQAFRSVVGPLTNVLIALTKNTTVAAAIGVAEAATLMKSMIENEAQLIAISAVFAFGFMCLTLPTGLLLGWVGKKVAVKR, encoded by the coding sequence GTGTTCGACTTTCTTCAAGGTTACGACCTGCTGGGAGCGTTCTGGATGACGGTGAAGCTCACCGTCCTCTCAGCCGTCGGCTCCCTGATATGGGGAACCGTGCTGGCCGCCATGCGGGTCGGTCCGGTGCCTCTCATGCGCGGATTCGGCACCGCCTACGTGAACATCGTGCGGAACATCCCGCTGACCGTGATCATCCTGTTCACCTCGTTGGGCCTGAACCAGACCCTGGGGGTGAGTCTCGGCGCGGACAAGTTCGAGACGGTCAACTTCCGGCTGGCCGTGCTCGGTCTGATCGCCTACACCTCGGCCTTCGTCTGCGAGGCACTGCGCTCCGGCATCAACACCGTGCCCGTCGGGCAGGCGGAAGCGGCCCGCGCCATCGGTCTGAACTTCACCCAGGTCCTCACCCTGATCGTGCTTCCCCAGGCGTTCCGTTCGGTCGTCGGTCCCCTGACGAACGTGCTGATCGCCCTGACGAAGAACACCACGGTGGCGGCCGCGATCGGCGTCGCCGAAGCGGCCACCCTGATGAAGTCCATGATCGAGAACGAGGCCCAACTCATCGCGATCTCGGCCGTCTTCGCCTTCGGGTTCATGTGTCTGACGCTGCCGACCGGCCTCCTCCTCGGCTGGGTGGGCAAGAAGGTGGCGGTGAAGCGATGA
- a CDS encoding glutamate ABC transporter substrate-binding protein, with the protein MKLRKVTAASAVVLALAVTATACGSDNKKDSGSSGSGGGKITVGIKFDQPGIGQKTPQGYAGFDVDVATYVAGKLGYKPDQIQWKETKSADRENALSRGDVDFIAASYSITPERQQKVDFAGPYLLAHQDVLIRADDTAIKSPSDLNSKKLCSVTGSTSAQNVHDKLAPKAQLQQYPTYSACLTGLQNKAIDALTTDDSILAGYASQAAFKGKFKLGGFKMTNENYGIGVKKGSDLKAKINTALKAMVSDGSWQKAVDKNFGPASYKNEPAPKIGNIVS; encoded by the coding sequence ATGAAGCTCCGCAAGGTCACCGCCGCCTCGGCCGTCGTACTCGCGCTCGCCGTGACCGCCACGGCGTGCGGCTCCGACAACAAGAAGGACAGCGGATCCTCGGGCAGTGGCGGCGGCAAGATCACCGTCGGCATCAAGTTCGACCAGCCGGGCATCGGCCAGAAGACCCCGCAGGGTTACGCGGGCTTCGACGTCGACGTCGCCACGTACGTCGCCGGGAAGCTCGGCTACAAGCCCGACCAGATCCAGTGGAAGGAGACGAAGAGCGCCGACCGCGAGAACGCGCTCTCGCGCGGTGACGTCGACTTCATCGCCGCCTCCTACTCGATCACCCCCGAGCGTCAGCAGAAGGTCGACTTCGCCGGCCCTTACCTGCTCGCCCACCAGGACGTGCTGATCCGCGCCGACGACACCGCCATCAAGTCGCCGTCGGACCTCAACAGCAAGAAGCTGTGTTCCGTGACGGGTTCGACCTCGGCGCAGAACGTGCACGACAAGCTGGCGCCCAAGGCCCAGCTCCAGCAGTACCCGACGTACTCGGCCTGCCTGACGGGTCTGCAGAACAAGGCGATCGACGCCCTGACGACGGACGACTCGATCCTCGCCGGCTACGCCTCGCAGGCCGCCTTCAAGGGCAAGTTCAAGCTCGGCGGCTTCAAGATGACCAACGAGAACTACGGCATCGGCGTCAAGAAGGGCAGCGACCTCAAGGCCAAGATCAACACGGCTCTCAAGGCGATGGTGTCCGACGGTTCCTGGCAGAAGGCCGTGGACAAGAACTTCGGTCCGGCGAGCTACAAGAACGAGCCCGCTCCGAAGATCGGCAACATCGTCAGCTGA
- a CDS encoding amino acid ABC transporter ATP-binding protein has product MTEVSVAKDAVAATEDLVVLKSVNKHFGALHVLQDIDLTIARGEVVVVIGPSGSGKSTLCRTINRLETIDSGDITIDGKPLPDEGKALARLRADVGMVFQSFNLFAHKTVLENVMLGQIKVRKADKKAAEEKARRLLDRVGVGTQADKYPAQLSGGQQQRVAIARALAMDPKVMLFDEPTSALDPEMINEVLEVMQQLASDGMTMIVVTHEMGFARSAANRVVFMADGRIVEEAVPDQFFSNPRSDRAKDFLSKILHH; this is encoded by the coding sequence ATGACCGAAGTATCGGTGGCCAAGGATGCCGTGGCCGCGACCGAGGACCTGGTCGTCCTGAAGAGCGTCAACAAGCACTTCGGCGCGTTGCACGTGCTCCAGGACATCGACCTGACGATCGCGCGTGGCGAGGTCGTCGTGGTCATCGGGCCCTCCGGGTCCGGGAAGTCCACCCTGTGCCGCACCATCAACCGCCTGGAGACGATCGATTCGGGCGACATCACCATCGACGGCAAGCCGCTGCCCGACGAGGGCAAGGCGCTGGCCCGGTTGCGGGCCGACGTGGGCATGGTCTTCCAGTCCTTCAACCTCTTCGCGCACAAGACGGTGCTCGAGAACGTGATGCTGGGGCAGATCAAGGTCCGCAAGGCCGACAAGAAGGCGGCCGAGGAGAAGGCCCGCCGGCTGCTGGACCGGGTGGGCGTGGGCACCCAGGCGGACAAGTACCCCGCGCAGTTGTCGGGCGGTCAGCAGCAGCGGGTCGCGATCGCGCGTGCGCTGGCGATGGACCCCAAGGTCATGCTCTTCGACGAGCCGACCTCGGCGCTCGACCCCGAGATGATCAACGAGGTCCTGGAGGTCATGCAGCAGCTCGCGAGCGACGGCATGACGATGATCGTCGTCACGCACGAGATGGGCTTCGCTCGCTCGGCTGCCAACCGGGTGGTCTTCATGGCCGACGGTCGCATCGTCGAAGAGGCCGTGCCGGACCAGTTCTTCAGCAATCCCCGCAGCGACCGGGCCAAGGACTTCCTGTCGAAGATCCTGCACCACTGA
- a CDS encoding response regulator transcription factor: protein MRLLLVEDDNHVAAALSAVLARHGFDVTHARSGEEALQALVPESDGFGVVLLDLGLPDQDGYEVCGKIRKRTSTPVIMVTARSDVRSRIHGLNLGADDYVVKPYDTGELLARIHAVSRRSVPDDAGGSGDSALRLGPVRIELPTRQVSVDGSVVQLTRKEFDLLALLAQRPGVVFRREQIISEVWRTSWEGTGRTLEVHVASLRSKLRMPALIETVRGVGYRLVAPTA, encoded by the coding sequence ATGAGACTGCTGCTCGTCGAGGACGACAACCACGTCGCGGCGGCCCTGTCCGCGGTGCTGGCGCGACACGGCTTCGACGTCACGCACGCCCGCAGCGGCGAGGAGGCACTGCAGGCACTGGTGCCGGAGAGCGACGGCTTCGGTGTGGTCCTGCTCGACCTGGGCCTGCCCGACCAGGACGGCTACGAGGTCTGCGGCAAGATCCGCAAACGCACCAGCACTCCGGTGATCATGGTCACCGCCCGCTCCGACGTACGGTCGCGGATCCACGGCCTCAACCTCGGCGCCGACGACTACGTGGTGAAGCCCTACGACACCGGGGAGCTGCTCGCGCGTATCCACGCCGTCAGCCGGCGCAGCGTCCCCGACGACGCCGGCGGCTCCGGGGACAGCGCGCTGCGGCTCGGGCCGGTCCGCATCGAACTGCCCACCCGCCAGGTCAGCGTCGACGGTTCGGTGGTCCAACTGACCCGCAAGGAGTTCGACCTGCTCGCGCTGCTCGCCCAGCGGCCCGGGGTGGTCTTCCGCCGGGAGCAGATCATCAGCGAGGTGTGGCGCACCAGTTGGGAGGGGACCGGGCGCACCCTGGAGGTGCATGTAGCGTCCCTGCGTTCCAAGCTGCGCATGCCGGCGCTGATCGAGACCGTGCGCGGCGTGGGGTACCGGCTCGTCGCTCCCACGGCGTAG
- a CDS encoding HAMP domain-containing sensor histidine kinase, whose protein sequence is MRTRLLPLLIVLMAAVLLALGIPLAVSVAAAEQQRVVVDRIDDTARFAALAQFVTDQPAGGSRVGTTDERGETLRKELVAYYEVYGIRVGVFYRDLAPMANAPENWYVVAKGEGREAFNEALLGRRSHDPEQVWPWQRNRLVVASPVIRDGDVIAVVVTDSPTGQMRSKILHGWVIIGAGEVAAMLLALGAALRLTGWVLRPVRVLDATTHDIATGRLKSRVAVAGGPPELRRLARSFNEMADNVEDVLEQQRAFVADASHQLRNPLSALLLRIELLALELPEDNEEIASVRTEGKRLAEVLDDLLDLALAEHAEADLRLTDIGELAAERVASWSPLADSRGVRLTGTCPATTAWADPVTLSSALDAVIDNALKFTPEGEDVEVAVASNGEVSTVVVTDRGPGLSDEELARIGDRFWRSAGHQNIKGSGLGLSISRVLLSAGGGSIAYARHEPHGLKVTVTVPRSRPES, encoded by the coding sequence GTGCGCACCCGCCTCCTTCCGCTGCTCATCGTCCTGATGGCAGCCGTGCTGCTCGCGCTCGGCATCCCGCTCGCCGTGAGCGTCGCGGCCGCCGAGCAACAGCGTGTGGTCGTCGACCGCATCGACGACACGGCACGCTTCGCCGCCCTCGCGCAGTTCGTCACCGACCAGCCGGCCGGCGGCTCCCGAGTGGGCACGACGGACGAGCGCGGGGAGACCCTGCGCAAGGAACTCGTCGCGTACTACGAGGTGTACGGCATCCGTGTCGGCGTCTTCTACCGCGACCTCGCGCCCATGGCCAACGCACCCGAGAACTGGTACGTGGTCGCGAAGGGCGAGGGGCGCGAGGCCTTCAACGAGGCGCTCCTGGGCCGCCGCAGCCACGACCCGGAGCAGGTCTGGCCGTGGCAGCGCAACCGGCTCGTCGTCGCGTCCCCGGTCATCCGGGACGGTGACGTCATCGCGGTCGTGGTCACCGACTCGCCCACCGGACAGATGCGTTCGAAGATCCTGCACGGCTGGGTGATCATCGGCGCGGGCGAGGTCGCGGCGATGCTCCTCGCCCTCGGCGCGGCGCTGCGGCTGACCGGCTGGGTGCTCAGGCCCGTACGTGTCCTCGACGCCACCACCCACGACATCGCGACCGGCCGGCTGAAGTCGCGGGTCGCGGTCGCGGGCGGTCCGCCGGAACTCAGGCGCCTGGCCCGGTCGTTCAACGAGATGGCGGACAACGTCGAAGACGTCCTGGAGCAGCAGCGCGCCTTCGTCGCCGACGCCTCGCACCAGTTGCGCAACCCGCTCTCGGCGCTGCTGCTGCGCATCGAACTGCTCGCGCTGGAACTACCGGAGGACAACGAGGAGATCGCGTCGGTCCGCACCGAGGGCAAGCGCCTCGCCGAGGTCCTGGACGACCTGCTCGACCTGGCGCTCGCCGAGCACGCCGAGGCGGACCTGCGGCTGACCGACATCGGTGAGCTGGCGGCCGAGCGCGTCGCGTCCTGGTCACCACTGGCCGACAGCAGGGGCGTACGCCTGACCGGCACCTGCCCGGCCACCACCGCCTGGGCCGACCCGGTCACCCTGTCCAGCGCTCTGGACGCGGTGATCGACAACGCGCTGAAGTTCACGCCCGAGGGCGAGGACGTCGAGGTGGCGGTCGCGTCGAACGGCGAGGTCTCGACGGTGGTCGTCACCGACCGCGGTCCGGGCCTCAGCGACGAGGAACTGGCCCGCATCGGCGACCGCTTCTGGCGCAGCGCGGGGCACCAGAACATCAAGGGCTCGGGCCTCGGCCTGTCCATCTCGCGGGTGCTGCTCTCGGCGGGCGGCGGCTCCATCGCGTACGCCCGTCACGAGCCGCACGGCCTCAAGGTGACGGTGACGGTGCCGAGGTCGCGGCCCGAGTCGTGA
- a CDS encoding TAXI family TRAP transporter solute-binding subunit, with protein MFLPLPRIDRRRALFGSAAALVVFGLLLWWLLPLGEESPGGRITFSTGTPTGVYQKYGTLLQTALAKDMPRLDVRLKNSDGSQENVRRVATGQADFTIAAADAVETYILENKPGAGQLRGCARLYDDYVHLVVPRSSSVQSVADLRGKRVAVGPDGSGVRLIAEHVLQAAGLDSAKDIKPFPDGIGTMPDLLEQRKIDAFFWSGGLPTSAVQQLSKRFAVRLVPITGDLVAKLHEQGGAARYYRSAVMPADAYPEAQQGSSVQTLAVANFLITREDSDARLTEELTRTVINSRDGIGRQVHAAQLVDLRTAIYTDPLPLHEGARRYYRSVKP; from the coding sequence ATGTTCCTGCCACTCCCCCGTATCGACCGGCGCCGCGCGCTGTTCGGCTCGGCCGCCGCCCTCGTGGTGTTCGGGCTGCTGTTGTGGTGGCTGCTGCCGCTGGGCGAGGAGTCGCCGGGCGGCAGGATCACGTTCAGCACGGGCACCCCGACCGGGGTGTACCAGAAGTACGGCACGCTCCTGCAGACCGCGCTCGCCAAGGACATGCCGCGCCTGGACGTCCGGCTGAAGAACAGCGACGGCTCGCAGGAGAACGTCCGCCGGGTGGCCACGGGCCAGGCCGACTTCACCATCGCGGCGGCCGACGCGGTGGAGACGTACATCCTGGAGAACAAGCCCGGGGCGGGCCAACTGCGCGGCTGCGCCCGGCTGTACGACGACTATGTGCACCTGGTCGTCCCGCGCTCCTCGTCCGTCCAGTCGGTGGCGGACCTGCGGGGCAAGAGGGTCGCCGTGGGGCCGGACGGTTCCGGGGTACGGCTGATAGCGGAGCATGTTCTGCAGGCGGCCGGGCTCGACTCCGCGAAGGACATCAAGCCGTTTCCGGACGGCATCGGCACCATGCCGGACCTGCTCGAACAACGCAAGATCGACGCCTTCTTCTGGTCGGGCGGCCTGCCGACGAGCGCGGTGCAGCAGCTCTCGAAGCGCTTCGCCGTCAGGCTGGTGCCGATCACCGGCGACCTCGTCGCGAAACTGCACGAGCAGGGCGGCGCGGCCCGCTACTACCGGTCCGCGGTGATGCCCGCCGACGCCTACCCCGAGGCCCAGCAGGGCTCGTCCGTGCAGACGCTGGCGGTGGCGAACTTCCTGATCACACGGGAGGACTCGGACGCCCGGCTCACCGAGGAGCTCACCCGCACGGTGATCAACAGCCGCGACGGCATCGGCCGTCAGGTGCACGCGGCCCAGCTGGTGGACCTGCGCACGGCCATCTACACGGATCCGCTGCCCCTGCACGAGGGCGCCCGGCGCTACTACCGCTCGGTCAAGCCGTAG
- a CDS encoding MazG nucleotide pyrophosphohydrolase domain-containing protein, whose protein sequence is MQTSPDSPVTSSASPDRCPASPSPASLVREFHLAFGLDARSTPAEVSPALAAHRGELLAEEAAEVAEVSVSGPLDRLAHELADVVYVAYGTALVHGIDLDAVIAEVHRSNMTKLGPDGRVARRADGKVLKGEHYRAPDVSEVLRGQGWRGGDA, encoded by the coding sequence ATGCAGACCTCGCCCGACTCCCCGGTCACTTCTTCCGCGTCTCCCGATCGCTGCCCCGCATCTCCGTCCCCCGCTTCCCTGGTCCGTGAGTTCCACCTCGCCTTCGGGCTCGACGCGCGCAGCACGCCGGCGGAGGTCTCCCCGGCGCTCGCCGCCCACCGCGGTGAACTGCTCGCCGAGGAGGCCGCCGAAGTCGCCGAGGTCTCGGTCTCGGGCCCGCTGGACCGGCTGGCGCACGAGCTGGCCGACGTCGTGTACGTGGCGTACGGCACCGCGCTCGTCCACGGCATCGACCTCGACGCGGTGATCGCCGAGGTCCACCGCTCCAACATGACGAAGCTGGGCCCCGACGGCCGCGTCGCCCGCCGGGCCGACGGCAAGGTCCTCAAGGGGGAGCACTACCGGGCGCCGGACGTGTCGGAGGTGCTGCGGGGGCAGGGGTGGAGGGGCGGGGACGCGTAG
- a CDS encoding cation:proton antiporter, with protein sequence MHSAVLLIEFGAIILCLGLLGRAAARLRFSPIPLYLLAGLAFGEGGLLPLGASEEFVATGAEIGVILLLLMLGLEYTASDLVSNLKAHYPSGLVDCTLNALPGAAAALLLGWGPVAAVVLAGVTWISSSGVIAKVLGDLGRVGNRETPVILSILVLEDLAMAVYLPIVTALVAGVGLAAGSVTLAIALGAAGLVLFVAVRYGRVISRFVSSDDPEKLLLVVLGLTILVAGIAQQLQVSAAVGAFLVGIALSGEVAEGAHTLLSPLRDLFAAIFFVFFGLHTDPASIPPVLLPALALAVVTALTKIATGYWAARRAGISVGGRWRAGGALVARGEFSIVIAGLAVTAGIEPSLGPLATAYVLILVVLGPLTARYTQPLAERLTARFGLPERRGPVAQPEGAAPEQPEAEGEARQQTAVGD encoded by the coding sequence GTGCACTCTGCTGTTCTGCTGATCGAGTTCGGCGCCATCATCCTCTGTCTCGGGCTGCTGGGGCGGGCCGCCGCCCGTCTGCGGTTCTCCCCCATCCCGCTGTATCTGCTGGCCGGCCTCGCCTTCGGCGAGGGCGGGCTGCTCCCGCTCGGCGCGAGCGAGGAGTTCGTCGCCACCGGCGCCGAGATCGGCGTCATCCTGCTCCTGCTGATGCTCGGCCTGGAGTACACGGCCAGCGATCTGGTCTCCAACCTCAAGGCCCACTACCCCTCGGGCCTGGTCGACTGCACCCTGAACGCCCTGCCCGGCGCGGCCGCCGCGCTGCTGCTCGGCTGGGGTCCGGTGGCCGCCGTGGTCCTGGCGGGCGTCACCTGGATCTCCTCGTCCGGTGTCATCGCCAAGGTGCTGGGCGACCTGGGGCGGGTGGGCAACCGGGAGACACCGGTGATCCTCAGCATCCTCGTCCTGGAGGACCTGGCGATGGCGGTCTACCTGCCCATCGTCACCGCGCTGGTGGCCGGGGTCGGGCTGGCCGCGGGCAGTGTGACACTCGCGATCGCCCTGGGAGCCGCCGGACTCGTCCTGTTCGTGGCCGTCCGCTACGGCCGTGTCATCTCCCGCTTCGTCTCCAGCGACGACCCCGAGAAGCTGCTGCTCGTCGTGCTGGGCCTGACGATCCTCGTCGCGGGCATCGCGCAGCAGCTCCAGGTCTCCGCCGCCGTCGGGGCGTTCCTGGTCGGCATCGCCCTGTCCGGCGAGGTCGCGGAGGGCGCGCACACGCTGCTCAGCCCGTTGCGGGATCTCTTCGCGGCGATCTTCTTCGTCTTCTTCGGGCTGCACACCGACCCGGCGAGCATCCCGCCGGTGCTGCTGCCCGCGCTCGCGCTGGCCGTCGTCACGGCTCTGACGAAGATCGCCACCGGGTACTGGGCGGCGCGCCGGGCCGGTATCTCCGTGGGTGGCCGGTGGCGAGCGGGCGGTGCGCTGGTCGCGCGCGGCGAGTTCTCCATCGTCATCGCCGGGCTCGCGGTCACGGCCGGCATCGAACCCTCACTCGGCCCGCTGGCCACGGCGTACGTGCTGATCCTGGTCGTGCTCGGCCCGCTCACCGCCCGCTACACCCAGCCGCTGGCCGAACGGCTCACGGCCCGGTTCGGTCTCCCCGAGCGCCGGGGCCCCGTGGCGCAGCCCGAGGGGGCCGCACCGGAACAGCCCGAGGCGGAGGGTGAGGCACGACAGCAGACCGCCGTCGGGGACTGA
- a CDS encoding cation:proton antiporter regulatory subunit, producing MSTPRLRATPLPGIGVQYDLMTREQRHLSVVAHRDGARTVSVYRADDPDSCAQSLRLTSGEAASLIDALKPSHHSPSLLYTTDLGLIAERIEIAATSRWNGRVLGETRMRTETGASVVAVLRRAEAIPSPTPDFRLAGGDTLIVVGTREGVDGAAAILGRE from the coding sequence ATGTCCACGCCACGCCTTCGGGCGACGCCACTGCCGGGCATCGGGGTCCAGTACGACCTCATGACGCGCGAACAGCGCCACCTGTCGGTGGTGGCGCACCGCGACGGCGCCCGCACCGTGAGCGTGTACCGCGCCGACGACCCCGACTCCTGCGCCCAGTCGCTGCGGCTGACGAGCGGTGAGGCGGCCTCGCTGATCGACGCGCTGAAGCCCTCCCACCACAGCCCGAGCCTGCTCTACACCACTGACCTCGGGCTGATCGCCGAGCGCATCGAGATCGCCGCGACCTCCCGCTGGAACGGCCGAGTGCTGGGCGAGACCCGGATGCGGACCGAGACCGGCGCGTCGGTGGTGGCGGTGCTGCGCCGCGCCGAGGCCATCCCCTCGCCGACGCCGGACTTCCGGCTGGCGGGCGGGGACACCCTGATCGTCGTCGGCACCCGCGAAGGCGTCGACGGCGCCGCGGCGATACTCGGACGGGAGTGA